Proteins encoded in a region of the Streptomyces sp. NBC_01298 genome:
- a CDS encoding GNAT family N-acetyltransferase, whose product MPSAAPQALTYRSAVEADIPELVELVESAYRGDASRGGWTTEADFLDGQRTDAEDVARIVGHPDGMLLVVERAGEIVSCCHLEHRGDHVYFGMFAVRPGQQGGGLGKAVMLEAERRAREQWAAKEMRMTVINVREELIAFYVRRGYERTGEMSPFPYGDERFGVPLRDDLAFELLVKTL is encoded by the coding sequence ATGCCGAGCGCCGCCCCCCAGGCCTTGACCTACCGCAGTGCCGTGGAGGCGGACATCCCGGAGCTCGTGGAGCTCGTGGAATCGGCGTACCGGGGGGATGCGAGCCGCGGCGGCTGGACCACCGAGGCGGACTTCCTGGACGGACAGCGGACCGACGCCGAGGACGTGGCCCGGATCGTCGGCCACCCCGACGGCATGCTCCTCGTCGTGGAGCGTGCCGGCGAGATCGTTTCCTGCTGTCACCTCGAACACCGCGGTGACCACGTCTACTTCGGCATGTTCGCGGTCCGTCCCGGGCAGCAGGGCGGCGGGCTGGGCAAGGCGGTCATGCTGGAGGCCGAGCGCCGCGCGCGTGAGCAGTGGGCGGCCAAGGAGATGCGGATGACCGTGATCAACGTACGGGAGGAGCTCATCGCCTTCTACGTGCGCCGCGGTTACGAGCGCACCGGCGAGATGAGCCCCTTCCCCTACGGGGACGAGCGGTTCGGCGTTCCGCTCCGCGACGACCTGGCCTTCGAACTGCTGGTCAAGACGCTGTAG